tctttctttctttctttctttctttctttctttctttctttctttctttctttctttctatatatatttatatattttcctttcACTGTCCATTTAATATCTACATGTAAGTTTCTGTGAACTCATTTCCCACTTTGTGCTGCTGGTACAGAAAGAAAGCTGTCAAAGCGCACAAGTCTGTGCGTCTGGAAGGACTAAGTGCCCGGGCCTGCAGCAGGTCCAAGTCGAAGCTCCTTATCGGAAGGTTTGGCTCATTGACCTCCTCACATCTTATCGTTTctgcagcagcagcacaaagTGGACAACAGAGTTTATTTACATAATACTGGATGTcagcttcataaaaaaaaaaaaataaatggtagtCTTCATCATtaatttactttctttatttcttgtttttaccAAATTCTttgaaataatgaaagatttagaaGCCTTTAGATTTGATCTTTGTGTATTTCCATCAATGAACAATAGCAAATGTTGTAAATGCTGAAAATGATGTAGAGTAACAAATGCACCTGCATATATGCATAGAGAGAAAGTGGCTAATTAACGTAAGTAAGCATTGTCACTCACAGAGCTGAAAGTATCTCACTGCTATTGACCCATGTAACCCAAGTGTGTGTTGTCCCCAGTGTTGATGTGTCCACTTCTTCCCCTTTCAAAGTAGAAGAGACTATAGAGGTACCTTCAGCAGCAGACGAGCAAGAGGAGCCAGCATCAGCAGCTCTTGTTCAGCAAGAGCAACGGAGGAGAGGGGAGGAGGCTGAGAATGAGCCTAGCGCTGCTGTTGAGCACTTAAAGCAGGCAGAGCTAATAAGGGAGGCACAGGCTCGGCCCGGCCCACGGGCAGAGGCAGCTAGTGACGAGTGTGTGCGAGCAGAGACGCCCAACGGGAGAAGCAGCGAGGCAGGGGAGGGTACATCCCCTCAGGAAGGTGTGTCTTGCAGCCACTTTGAATGGCTTTTCttgatttctttattaaaaaaagagctattttttaaaaaagaaaagagaaagctgtTGCCACTGTGTAGCTCTTGTCATCTCAGACTTGTAAGTAATTGTGGGTTGGCCAGTTCCTCATATAGGATCTGCCTGATGCTAAGGGACTGATTAAAAACCTGTGTATTTACTGATGATGTCTTGCATTTCCTCTGTGTAcatgtagatatatatagatatagatatacagatagatatataaagtACATAGATGTCTAGATACATTTCTGTGAATCCAGTGGTAAAGAGTGTTCTCAGTGCTGCTCCACCAATCATGAGCTGCTATTGTAGCGCACCACTAATGCTTCTGCTGTGTCTGCGACTCTCATTAGCTTTTAACTCATAGCTTGCTGTGTTTTTGCCAGCTACATTGCTGATGAATTTGCTGACTTTTTTTGGAATCACCTGCTTTCTGCGTTCTTATGTACAAAGGCCTTCTGATGTAGCAGtgtgttgatgatgatgatgatgatgacaatgtTATTTGTTTCCCCTAATGGCTTCATTTCTCTCTTTGGTTTATTATCCCGATCATGCATATGTTTATTGCTGCCATTCCATTGTTTTCCATGTCCAAACACCAAACTGCCTTTCTTCAATGAAGATCCCGTAGCCAGCCACTCTGAATCTCATTGCTGTAAATCTGAGTCACACTCTTACATTAGCATTGTTCATATAAAACTTGTGGCATGgcggcaggattggcactgcagCCGCCGTATAAACCTCCCACTGCTCCAGTGTGGTGtggaggtgtcacccgctgcccAATCCGGGCGGCTCAGCATGTGGTGGGTGTGCCAACATGCTGTAATCAGCGTGAGCTCCCAACCTACCCTATCCTATATGGGAGGTTTTCAGCTTTCTGTTTTGAAGATTTCTGTGTTTTACTGCAGTTCTTTAGGACAAACAAGTCAAACAAATCAAGTGTGCTTACGTACTGTAATGTCCTGGTTCTAGAAAGCAGCTTTCTGTTCCTCGTTTCTGCTTGTCTAAAAGCATTCTGACAAATTACCAAAACTTCTCCAGATGCAGATCAGTTAAAGACAAAACCCTTTGTGTCATTTCTGACCTTTTACACTGACGCCATCACGGGTGGAAGTACAGAACGATAATATTGGCGCACTGTTGGCCTTGTGCTTGTGGGCTCCTGCTACAGACGTCCTCTTAGAAAGACGTTCATTTGAAAACTACTAAATCAGGCCAAATGGAACGCAGCAAACACTTCTTATGCTCCAACGCGTTAGAATGCATGCTATGAATTTACTTGCTAGCACTGGAGAGCACAGCTTCATTTGTATTCTTCTGAAGTAGTTAAATGCTGCAATTAACAACTTGATTATTTCAAATAGGAGAATTATTAAagtggttcatttatttttctgtaacacATTGTGAGAAAACATGATTCACCAGTGAGTGTAAAGAGAAGCAGTGGGAATACAGAAGTCCGATTTTCTCAGTAGTAGAGACATAGCTATTTACACGACGTCCCAATGAGAGGAACCAAAGAATACACCAAGGTTTGAATTCAATGCTTTagatgatttctgtattttcccacTTGTAGCTTTGTCACCTGATCCTTAGAATTTTGAAAAACAACAGTAATAGTAAAAGTGATTCTCAAAATATATAGTAGACAAAAGCTGCCCTATGATCTCCTTTCCATATGTAGTATGTTGAGTATATAGGCCTGCATATGAGCACACTTGTTAAGAAAGAAGACCAACAGCAAGAAACAACAACTTCTGTCCAAACAATGTTGCTGGAGCTGTGGGCAGCGACCGTAACCCTGCAGCAGGCCCTCCTCACATTAGGCACCTCTTTGGGCCTGTCACCTTCTACCGACACCGCATGTGGTGTGGCAGGGATGGCAGTGCAATGCTGACCACCGTGGTCTACACCGCAGGGAGCAGGACGAGATGCTGGTACCCTTCAGCTCTTCAGTCCTCTTCCAATGAAGTGTCAAGAGTTCTCACCATATGCATGCACATTCTTTGGACCCTTTAATATTGAGGCTAATTTGTAAATATCTCTGAATATAATACAGCTAGATTGGTCTGATTTATAGCTTGTTATATTCTAAATACACTTTGTAACATActaataattatacatttgaaATGCTAAATGTATCGAAAGCTGTCAGCAGTCCTTCTGTATAAAAGAGCCCCAAAGCCCCCCCTGCTTGTTCATTCACGCCCTGCAAATTAAATCCAGGAGTTCACCCTTAGACGTGTACATGTGACGTCCCCGAGGTCATGTGGCCACTAACACTGGCAACTTCATTATGTTTTTTGATCGAGGAAGGACCTTTCAGATGAAACAGATAACCCAAGTTACTCTCAGCAAGTGAGCTCCCCAGGACTGAAACCCTTTTTACCACAGTGACGTAGATTTTACAAAACAATTATTTCAAAGGAGACTTGCCATTCGCTGAAGTCAAGAAAAGCATGCTGTTGTTTTCCCAATCCTAATGACGATGGAACAAAGCTGTCACCGACTGAAGTAGAGTGCCTTGCAGTTCGAAAGTCACCGTCCTCCCTGGCTTATGTGGCTGCTTTGTATTCATTCATTTGGTTATTCATCCTCGCACTTGGCAGCTTTGCTCATTTTCATTGGCATTCTGCTCATTTTTGAGTTCCGTCTGTATCGCCGTGTTGTCATTCACTCATGCCTTTCTTTTCCTGTGTGTAAAACTATGCATTACTGTTGGAGACCTGCTCTTTATATATTCAATGACTTGTGCGTACCACACAAGACTACTTTAGATTTGCTTACAGACGTGAAGATGGATATGCAGAGCCAACATGGGGGAGGCACTGAGCAGACCTCTCCTGTGACCACAAATCAAAAGGATATTGAAAAAAGTACGCCAGTGCAACCAAAACTGGAGGCTAAGCCCTCTGCAGGTCCTGAGAAGGAAAGCAGTGCGGAAGACTCTCAGATTGCAGACGCCGCAGTTACTTCACTAAAAGAAGCCCCATCAGTGATCAGTTCTGCCACAGATGAACCACAGGTGACTCCTCCCAGTGAATACCCAGTAAGCATTCAAGAGAAAGATTATGACGAGGGGGCAAAGAAAATCAAAGATACTGAGGGTGCACCTGCGCAATCATTTGTTGGTCTCAAGGACAATTCCCAGACCAGAGATAAGTCATTCGCACCAAGTTCTAGTGAGTCTAACAATCTCGAGCTACAAACATCTGAAGTGTCGAGTGAGAAAAAGACACCTGAAAAGACTGATGTATTAGCCATGGGGGAGTCGGACGTTTTGCAAGAAGGTCAACCAGGAGCACCTGATCCAGCTCCAAAAGCTGAAGATGCTCTACTTTCATTCTCCAAACCAGCTGATGAAGGTTTGTCTTTCAGCACTCATGTGGACAAAAgcaaagacaaacaagaagcCGAATTGAGATGCAAGGAAATGTTGTCCGGAGAAGCAACCATTCTAGACACAGCAGAAGTTTCCCAAGAAGAGGAGAGCATACTATGGACTTCTGATCAAAAAAGGAAGTCAGCAGAACACAGCGAGGGAATGGCTGATCCCAAGTGTTTGACATCCTCTACTGAGAAGGAAGATAAAGATTTAATACAGCCTTCCCCGGCATCAAGTAAAGAGGATATTAAAGAAGATAGTCACGTTGAAAAGCTAAAGGAATGTACAGAGGAAGCGATGGAGGCTCCCTCGCCAAAGCTAGGGCCTGCCGATAAAGAGTTATCTGGAACTGACGTTCATCAGTCACTCTATGAGAAAAGTGAGCCATTTTGCAGTTTAGACATGCACCTAGAAACCTTTGAGAAAGACAAGTCAGGGATGTCTGCATATTTTGAGACTTCTgccatgaaagaagaagaagaagatgacgaaGACGACTTAAAGGCAGATACCATTCAAGGAGAGGGGTATTATGAATTAAGCCATGCAAGACAGAGCTCAAGGCCACCTTGGGTTAACGATGACCTTCCTGTCGAGTGTTCAGTGATCCCAGAGCTGCATCCATCTAAGGACACCCTCTCAGAACAACAGCTCAGCTACAGCACATTAAGCCACAGCCAGGAACTGGAACCAGAAGAGGAAATGGCAGCGATTCAAGAGGAGCTGACAGCTCTGCCAGTGATCGACAAGAAGAAGGACGATGGCCGTTTGACTGTTGGCAAGTTGTCTCTTGAGCAGCGTAGTTACTCACTCAACATACCCATAGCCTCACTAGAATCTCTAAACCAAAGCGGAGGTCATGGGCGACCAAAAACCTTTTCACCACTGGCCTCTGATATTCTGTCTTTCACTAGTGGGAGTTTAGATGAACCGAGTGAGTACCTCCCAGTGACCACTCCGGCAGTCGAAAAGCAGCCGGTCTTCCCCCCTTTGATTTTGGAAGACCAGTCATCAAGCTTAACTGCAGCAGAAGCTGCTTCAGAGATGCCCCCAAGTCCCCAGGCACCCGAGTCACCTGGGTCACCCTTGCAGATGAAAGACTTTTATAAAAACGGCACAGTAATGGCGCCTGATCTCCCAGAAATGCTGGATTTGGCAGGTACAAGGTCAAGGCTGACGTCTGAAAGCATGGATTCAGAGCTTGTGCGAAGAAAATCGGTCCCAGCTGATGTCCCAGCGCTTGTAGGAGATACCTTGGCTCAGATGGGCTTAATAGACATCAGTCAAAAGACAGCCAGAAGTGTGAGTCAGCTGGAAGAAATTGGCTACTGTGTTTTCAATGAGTATACCGGCCCCATGCCTTCACCTGCTGATGTCCACAGTCCAATGGATTCACCCCCCCAGATCTTTACTACCCCCGTTTTGGAAGAGGTTAGGCAAGACGCTGACAAATGTCTCAAAGCGCAGGATGAGACGGCCGTGAAGGAAGACCACAAACAAGTACCCATTACTGAAGAAGACAGAGAATTGTTACCTGGTCAGATGGAAGAAAAACTGGAGACCAAAGTGGAAGATGACTTGCAGGAAGCCCCTTGTGATGTCAAGGGCAGGCAGCCTACAGCCGAAAGCGAAGGCATGGGTGGCAGTGTTGAAAAAGAACAGGAAAAGGAACCTTTTGCGGTCAAGTCTGACTCTGAAGCCTCTCCCCAGGTGCAAACATTCCCACAGGTGGAGGAGCAGGAAGTACCAATTCCAGAAGTTGTAGAAAAAGACACTGCGCAGGATGGCATTTCACCAGCTGCTTCAGTACCTCCACTGACAATGAAAACCGACTCAGAGGAGGAAGGAGCAATGGGCAGGGATGCAGAAAACATCGAGGCACAGTTAGATCCCGCCACTAAAGCAGAAACTGGCACAGAGGTCATATCGGAAGAACTAGAAGTAACTGGTGATACAGCAGGAACCTCTGCTGAAGCCCAAGAAGTACAAGAAATTAAGGATAAAATGAAAGAGAAGCCAGATTTGGTGCATCAAGAAGCGTATGAAGAAGCAGATGCTGAAGATGCCTACCAACTTATGGGCATTCTCGGCTCAAATAAGGACGAAGCTCAAGCCCCCTCAGTTAAAAAGTCAGTGTCAACTGAAAGAGAAGACAGTAAGGCAAAGGAGCCAAAACTATCAACTGAAGAAATACCTGCAGAGCAAGAGGCAGCTGAAAAAGAATTGCCCAGAGTGTTGGAGCAGGAAGCAGAAGCTGCTCCAGTGGCCATTAATGCAGCCTTACAAAGTCAAGAAGCAGCAGAACATCTTTTCAAGGAGAAAGACGAGCTGGTGGATGAAAAAGACTCAATAGAAGTTGGAGAGGAGCCTGAAGAAGTAATCAAGGAAGCACAAGAACCTCTTCATGTTGATGAAAGCCTTGAGCCTCAGAATCTGGAAACAAGGGGCATTATTGAATCGGTCGTTACTGTAGAAGACGATTTCATTACCGTTGTCCAGACTATTGATGAAGGCATTGAGTCTTGCCACAGTGTTCGGTTCTCTACACCAGCTGAGCCAGAGCAACTGCACGAGACTCCTGGAGATATGAATGTTCAGCCagatgaggaagaggaagaggaggaagaagaagaagatgaagaagaacaacaacaacaacaattaccCATTAGAAGTCCCGAAGAAACCTCAGTGGTCCCTTCCACCCCAGAAAAGGAACAAGAGCAACTAACTGAATGCAGGACAGAAACGTATGATGACTACAGAGATGAGACTACCATAGATGATTCCATCTTGGATACTGACAGTGCCTGGGTGGACACTCAAGGTGCGCTTTCATTTATTATCAGCCTATGATTTTCACAGCCTAGTCTTGTTGTCTCTTAATATTTCTTTGGAAGCAGAAATTGCATGATGACTAATGTGTCACTTGGTGGCCATCATGATGGCTGTCATAGGTTTCTAGCAATTTCAGTGCATGCTACTGTAACCCTGGAATGGTGAGATGCAGTAAGAGCAAACGTAGCCATTCCTGTCTAAACAGTAAGAGGTCCAGCCTGTTGCTTAGCGCTTAATCTGCCCGTCCACTTAGCAAGTGCTGGGATCCCTAATGGATAGGCAGTGTGTAATGCATTGTCCGTTATCTTATAGCATTTCGATTCCTCTGCAGTAGTTTTTGCTACTGACGGTATATTTACTTTTACGGAAGGAATCAATGCACTCAATAACGTTTTAATATGTCTTTAGAAAAGCTAAATACGTACAGCTATAAATTGTCTTGTGTGGGTGTGAACCATTTCTGAATACTTAACCAGCACCCTCCGACAGCAGTGTTTCTGTCCAGTGCCCTCCGATGAGTCTCGTGTTTTGCTCCTTCTGAACTGCAGATGACGACAGGAGCATCATGACTGAAAAGATCGAACCCATTCCCAAAACGGAGAGCCCTGAAATTAGGAGGCCCTCCGTGGAAAAGCACCCTAAGGACAAGGCAGTGAGTAGGGGGAAGGGCCGAGTGTCCACTCCTGAAAGGAAAGCAGCCAGGAAGGAGCCGAGTTCGGTCCCAAGGGAtgacacaaagaagaaaaaaggttCCTGAGACCAGAGAATTCTTGATGTCATCATTTTGTGTTCATGTTGGTGATCACTGTAATGGGGGGGgggagtttgtttttttgtttttttttttttgttactaaacattcgttttttgttttttttattccttggTCATTAGGGTGGTAGCCATTTTCTTTATGTCACACCATTTTTGGGGGTGGGCTGTGATTCTGATTCAATGAAGATAACCCTCTTCAATCTGAAACTTTTTTCCTAGAAAAACCTACAGCCTGTACcgtgtatttacatttttgatgAGCTCCGCTTGATTTTCATCTTTTTCACTGCCCTCTAGTTATGTGCTGTTCTGCTGATGAGATGAAACACGACAAAGAGCTGCACTTGTGACAAGTTTCAGCTGGTCAGCCCACAAAGTGCCATTGTAGCAAGTGCAAAGGATGGGAATGGCATTGTGTGCTTTAGAAAGCCGCCGTCTTGTGGATCAGCTCATGTGACACTGTAGCCATGATAAGTACACAATGATGGAGAGCTGCCTGACATGAACTTCCTGGAGGCTGGCCCCACTCTGTGGCCTTATTAAACAAACCCCTTGTACATGATGTCTGCTGCTGCAGTTGCTGCATTTTTGATCTGCTGGTACCTCTCCAGCAATGTCCAGAGACCTGCCTGCTGACATTACGTAGAAGTCCTTTGTAGCCTGAAACATCTCCAGCCATTTATATCCATCAGTAGGTCAGAGGGTTGCCACCATGACAGCCACGGCTTCTTGCTGTTGCCTCCAGTATGGAGTTCTTAAACAAGTTTATTCAGTCTCCGTGTCCACAGGAGATGCTCTTCTAGAGGGTGAAAGTTAAACGTATCCTTCCTTGGGCACCCATACAGTCCCCTTTGCACTCCAGCGTTTGCCTCACAGAGGCCTCATCCACCTGTACTGGTCCATTACTAAGAGGAGATCACGTGACAAATGCGCACCTGTCTGTAAAATGGCATGGTAAGGACAATACAGTAAGGCCAGTTTTGTGTTAAAATGTGGTGTTTGATATTTGTAATCCACAATAATGTAGACATGGGTGACCTGCCCATCCACTGGTGGAAAGTCCCAATGTACAGCACCCAACCAGAGCTCTGCCAACATTCCCACAACCTGCCTGTAAGCCTCTCCCATGATCAGGggatagagagagagggagaccaCCCTCATTGAGTAACCTGGTATCTGTAGCTAGCGCTGGATGTGGCTGGTATGTAGGAATCTCTGAATCTCCTACGGGTGCCAAAGCCCTTTGCCCACCATCACAATGgcattccatgtcccaaaaggCAGGCTTCATCATTAGAGTCTTATGAGACTCTCCTCTTCATGCCCGTCGTCTGACTGAATTTGTGCCCAACTTCTTCCCTTCGCCTCCCATGCAGTGGGACCAAGAAGTGACTCCATGCATCTTCTTCATGTTGAACCCAACTGCCCCAGCCATGAGGAGCTTTCAAGGTTCTCCTTTATCTGATCTCTGCCATCTTGGGGGTGTTTTGTTAGCATCTCCCTAAAGACCGTGGGCCTGTGACAGCAGAAGAGGCAGGCAAACCAGTGCAGCAGATCCGTGTCATTAGAGATCTTGTTTGTGTAAAGTAAAGCATCATAACCATGAAAGTAGAGTGTGATGTAAGCTAGAGTCCTATCAAAGAAAGAGCGTTTCAAATGTCAGAAATGTCCGTCCTTGCCTGTTTTGCAGGACACGTTCCTTTCCCTTTTATTTGTGTGTAATATTCTTCCTTGGACAGGCCTaatgatttataaaaataaaacattgacaGAAAGCACAAAATGACGTAGCATGTATATATCCACACAAAACAATCAGTTTATAAAGTACAGaattacaataattaaaatatttgaactCATGTCACAGGTCACTGCACTGACTGCAtgaatatttactgtaaatgaagTAGGAAGTTGCACACACAGACATTTATGTCAAATACTTCAGATCTACTGAAGTCAAAGTCACGTGATTGTTAATGAAGCCACACAGGTAGATGAAGTCATAGGCAGCACCCGTGTCTAGGCGTCATTGTGATCTGATTTTCAAATCCGTTTTCACGTCTTGTGACGTTGCCTGAATCACATAATCTAAGAATAGCAACAACATGTAACACggtctgtttttaaatttaaaaccattGAATTAACTCCACCAATTAAAGGCCCAGACTgataaataaaccaaataccgTGAGAAGATCGCGAGCAAAACTTGTCAGCCATTGTCACTGTAATGCAGGCCTACTCCCTCGCTAGTCAGTGACAGTGGCGTCTGTCTGGCCACTAAAGTCTCAAAAATGACAAGACGTCCGAGTGAGCTGAAGTCAGCCTGAACGGTCCTAAAGTCAGCCTGTCGCTTCGCCTAAATTCTGAATGTGACAGtagagcttgttttttttttaacacggtGTATTCAGGATTATTTTGTAGATAAAATAGAAGGAGCCTGTAGAATAGGCCTGGCTAATCGTCGTCCTCCTCCTTCACCTGCCTCAACGACTCTAACTGTGTGTACTGGAATACCAACCGCTGGCACGGCCTCAGTCTGAATCAGGACAGTAAGGCGTGCGGGTGACCTAACTAGCCGGGGCCGCATCACTGGCACACATTGGCTACCATAAAGAAAGGGTCTGCCGGACGACTGGGCTGCTCGTGTTCACTGTCAGCACTAATGGGAAACTGGTTGCAGTGTGGGGGTTATCTGCATTGTGTCATCAGCCATTTTGTGTCCTGTTGTTTCCTTGCTCTGTCTGACTTTATCTCTCCTTCTTATAGCAGTGTTTAAGAAGGCTGAACTTACTAAAAAATCAGACACTCAGACCCGGTCTCCATCTCggaaaatcattttaaaaccaGCGGTCAGATACCCTAGGCCAGCTCAGCACCACCCATCGGCTAAGCGGAAACCGACAGGTGAACTTTatgaattcaaagcaaaacaatctGCAATGTGGCTGGCAAACATGGACATCCGGAGCTCATTGCtggcatttctgttttgttccttttCAGCTTGCTTTGTGTGCCTTTTTTGTGGTCTTTGTTAGAAAGCTCCGGGCTgctttttgtatttgcatttttttctgtggagttttctTCCAAGCTTTTGTCATTTGTAAGTGATTCTGCCTTTAGTtgctgaattttgtttttgtattttgtggatgcttTGGCTTTTTAATTGCATCTTTTTGTTTGGCAGCAGCCATGACCATGCTTCGGGATGGATGCATTAAGGGTTTGCTTGCGCACGTTCCCATGGTAACCTGGTCTTTTTATGTGTTTGTGGATGGGCTTTGCTGTGTGTTGGTGAAGCCacctaaatatgttttttaatattagtaAAGAATGTCCCGGTGCTTGTGTACATTAAAAACACACCGACTGGAGAATGCGAGTCTCTCCACGTATTCAAAGCAGTTCAGCTCAGTAGGTTGACAGATGGCTTCAGGTGTGCTGTGTGCAGCTAAGTAACAACTGGGAGTCCAATGCTAAGAACTGTTACGATGACAATAGATGCCGCTTATGGCCATCACGTGACAGTCACGCCATAACAAATGCCAAGCTTGTCTACCGAATGGGATAAACGAGAGAAAGTGAGGATTCACAAGTGAAGGTCCTACACTATGTGCTATGTCAGCGACTGCATCTGACACTCACATTTGTGCGTTTACTACGGCTAAGCTACATGGTGTACAGGTAAGTGTTCAATCACTACACCTGCCATAGCCATATACAACAGATCTTTGCATGTCCCTCTCGCTATATAGCCTGAAACTGTGCTGGATACAGTagatatgagtgagtgtgtatgtgtagaGGTATTCTCAAAGTGCAATACCGAAGAGCACGTTTGTTCAGTTCTCTTTCATTGAGCAGCTAATACTTGCTTGCCTTGTTGGCCTGGCCACACTAGGATTACCGcagttggttccctgccttgtgctcggTTTCATGTTCTCActgctcattcttcttcttcttcttcttcatgaaGTCTCGGATTTTAACTTGACAAGTTTTTTCTTCCTCAGCTGTGGCTCATGTTGAAGGTCGGCAGCCCCTCAGTGTTGTACAGCAGCCCAAGGACAAGATCACTGTGAGTAAATGTGGCCATCTTGCTCCCTCCTTTCCTAAGCAGTGGCTGTCACCCAATCTGAAGTGCATAGCCATTAATATTAATATGACCAGCAGGCTTAGGCTGAGGTTGGTTTTACTGATTTGTACCATTAATAGTTTTACTGGAGCTCGCACAGTGAGTGTGCTTTGGCTTATATACACTTCTTTTTGGGATCCCTGTGCCACAGAAGTCTACTTCAGATGTGTATTGTTGCTAAAGATATAAATACAGTTGTTTATGAGCAGGCGTGTGAGCGACACACTCATCAGTACAAGGCCCAGCTTTCAGACTGGACAGTCACCAGGGATTGCAGCCTGCTCAGTTACCGCTAACCGACTGATTGATCTTTATGTGTACATTTCTGCCAGGTTATGTCTCCTCATCTTCAGATCTTctatctttataacacactaaaTTATCATTTACAATTTGATGTGAAAGGTTTTATAGGGAACATAaccatttattttacatatacaaCTACATTTGTCAAGATACTTGTCAAATATAATCTGATTTATTCATTGCATATTGTTTTATATACCATACATAGCCAGCacatttaaattcttacttgtatctGTCCTCAGTGTAACAACTTGAAACAGAAATTGCAATCAGatcatttaatgaaaaatgaaaaaaacacagtacaacatgaaaacaaatacagtagacCCTCTGGTCACCAATGTTTCCAAACACATagaaatcgggttacgatcaaaaagtttcacaaaattttgcatctgttcacgaccacacgttctggtggcgaacaaaaacactggcggccagtttccctacacacgttcgtacgcgccaatgatttgccattttgttttgtttgcg
This region of Erpetoichthys calabaricus chromosome 8, fErpCal1.3, whole genome shotgun sequence genomic DNA includes:
- the LOC114656450 gene encoding microtubule-associated protein 2-like isoform X8; protein product: MADGRQPEESLPQWAAPGSHGDSAAHPHAPSEFREQLPSVAHNENGYTSYRGCPTGGAHGPDSYAAAKENGFNGDIPSEDVVTAVEDSANLPPSPPPSPASEQIGPLEEVEETIEVPSAADEQEEPASAALVQQEQRRRGEEAENEPSAAVEHLKQAELIREAQARPGPRAEAASDECVRAETPNGRSSEAGEGTSPQEDVKMDMQSQHGGGTEQTSPVTTNQKDIEKSTPVQPKLEAKPSAGPEKESSAEDSQIADAAVTSLKEAPSVISSATDEPQVTPPSEYPVSIQEKDYDEGAKKIKDTEGAPAQSFVGLKDNSQTRDKSFAPSSSESNNLELQTSEVSSEKKTPEKTDVLAMGESDVLQEGQPGAPDPAPKAEDALLSFSKPADEGLSFSTHVDKSKDKQEAELRCKEMLSGEATILDTAEVSQEEESILWTSDQKRKSAEHSEGMADPKCLTSSTEKEDKDLIQPSPASSKEDIKEDSHVEKLKECTEEAMEAPSPKLGPADKELSGTDVHQSLYEKSEPFCSLDMHLETFEKDKSGMSAYFETSAMKEEEEDDEDDLKADTIQGEGYYELSHARQSSRPPWVNDDLPVECSVIPELHPSKDTLSEQQLSYSTLSHSQELEPEEEMAAIQEELTALPVIDKKKDDGRLTVGKLSLEQRSYSLNIPIASLESLNQSGGHGRPKTFSPLASDILSFTSGSLDEPSEYLPVTTPAVEKQPVFPPLILEDQSSSLTAAEAASEMPPSPQAPESPGSPLQMKDFYKNGTVMAPDLPEMLDLAGTRSRLTSESMDSELVRRKSVPADVPALVGDTLAQMGLIDISQKTARSVSQLEEIGYCVFNEYTGPMPSPADVHSPMDSPPQIFTTPVLEEVRQDADKCLKAQDETAVKEDHKQVPITEEDRELLPGQMEEKLETKVEDDLQEAPCDVKGRQPTAESEGMGGSVEKEQEKEPFAVKSDSEASPQVQTFPQVEEQEVPIPEVVEKDTAQDGISPAASVPPLTMKTDSEEEGAMGRDAENIEAQLDPATKAETGTEVISEELEVTGDTAGTSAEAQEVQEIKDKMKEKPDLVHQEAYEEADAEDAYQLMGILGSNKDEAQAPSVKKSVSTEREDSKAKEPKLSTEEIPAEQEAAEKELPRVLEQEAEAAPVAINAALQSQEAAEHLFKEKDELVDEKDSIEVGEEPEEVIKEAQEPLHVDESLEPQNLETRGIIESVVTVEDDFITVVQTIDEGIESCHSVRFSTPAEPEQLHETPGDMNVQPDEEEEEEEEEEDEEEQQQQQLPIRSPEETSVVPSTPEKEQEQLTECRTETYDDYRDETTIDDSILDTDSAWVDTQDDDRSIMTEKIEPIPKTESPEIRRPSVEKHPKDKAVSRGKGRVSTPERKAARKEPSSVPRDDTKKKKAVFKKAELTKKSDTQTRSPSRKIILKPAVRYPRPAQHHPSAKRKPTAVAHVEGRQPLSVVQQPKDKITSLSSTSLTKIPSSRVCAVSLLPPRPSSACSLTKQSALLDHDLYSARPSSAGPRDRRMRDVLLKDGTTKSPEKRSSLPRPSSILTTRRGPPADRDESSTSMTSSGSTAPRRPTSIRSEGRAEQRMSRTPGMAGTEHIRSRSARSGTSTPVTPGSTAITPGTPPSYSCRTPGTPGTPSYSRTPRTPGTPKSMSLVPQEKKVAIIRTPPKSPATPQQLRVINQPLPDLKNIKSKIGSIDNIKYQPKGGQVHIQTKKIDLSHVTSKCGSLSNIRHKPGGGNIRIESVKLDFKDKAHAKVRSLDNAHHTPGGGHVQIESHKLSFRESAKARVDHGAEIVTQSPGLSGATSPHRLSNVSSSGSINLLESPQLATLAEDVTAALAKQGL